In a single window of the Caulobacter soli genome:
- a CDS encoding PLP-dependent aminotransferase family protein: MLSVVLDRAALEPLGRQLYLRIRDLILQEQLAGDARLPSSRKLAIELDVSRTVTLAAYDQLSAEGYLESRRGSGHYVRALNRRAPGVVRPVKPGRAPTAIPKPEIKAPTSRGRPFDPDAPASALFPVRTWARLMARGWRREGEAAAGFDDWAGLTSLRTAIAGYLRALQGLDCTAEHVLVTGGNADALQLITRALGAPGARIWVEDPGHIGARQTLRREGLAVVPVPVDAEGLDVAAGRRLAPEARFALVTPSRQFPSGAPLSLPRRVALIDWARDTGAIVIADDYDSELRFAGRPVAPLSSLDQGGTVLAIGGFSKVTFPGLRLGYIVGAPSLIARLIQARARDGTPVATAAQPALAEFIAGGGLARHLRALRQRMGARRLALAAALEARLGDMLTVSPQEVGMHLVAVLNAPLRGWESDVAFAAFAATRGLDLDPLSTHAGVAEGRQGFLLGYAAWDEQGLTAGVEILATLLAEER; encoded by the coding sequence TTGCTGTCGGTAGTCCTGGACCGCGCCGCGCTGGAACCCTTGGGGCGTCAACTCTACCTGCGGATTCGCGACCTCATTCTGCAGGAGCAGTTGGCGGGCGACGCGCGGCTGCCGTCCAGCCGCAAGCTGGCCATCGAACTGGACGTTTCGCGCACGGTGACTCTGGCGGCCTACGATCAACTTTCGGCTGAAGGTTATCTGGAATCTAGACGGGGTTCGGGTCACTACGTCCGCGCCCTGAACAGGCGCGCGCCCGGCGTGGTTCGGCCGGTCAAGCCTGGGCGCGCACCGACGGCGATTCCCAAGCCCGAGATCAAGGCGCCCACATCGCGGGGGCGCCCCTTCGACCCCGACGCCCCGGCCTCGGCGCTGTTTCCGGTCCGGACCTGGGCCAGGCTGATGGCGCGAGGCTGGCGACGCGAGGGCGAGGCGGCCGCCGGCTTCGACGACTGGGCGGGCCTCACGTCGTTGCGGACGGCGATCGCCGGCTATCTGCGCGCCCTGCAAGGGTTGGACTGCACAGCCGAGCATGTGCTGGTCACGGGCGGAAACGCCGACGCCCTGCAGTTGATCACACGCGCCCTGGGGGCGCCGGGCGCACGGATCTGGGTCGAGGACCCGGGCCATATCGGTGCGCGCCAGACGCTGCGGCGCGAAGGACTGGCGGTTGTTCCCGTGCCGGTCGACGCCGAGGGCCTGGACGTGGCGGCCGGCCGACGCCTGGCTCCGGAGGCGCGGTTCGCCCTGGTCACGCCGTCGCGTCAGTTTCCTTCGGGCGCGCCGCTCAGCCTTCCGCGGCGCGTGGCGCTGATCGACTGGGCGCGGGACACCGGCGCGATCGTCATCGCCGATGACTACGACAGCGAACTCCGGTTCGCCGGCCGGCCTGTCGCGCCCCTGTCAAGTCTGGACCAAGGCGGAACGGTGCTGGCGATCGGCGGCTTTTCAAAAGTCACCTTTCCAGGGCTGAGGCTGGGCTACATCGTCGGCGCGCCATCCCTGATCGCTCGCCTGATCCAGGCGCGCGCCCGCGACGGGACGCCTGTCGCCACCGCCGCGCAGCCGGCCTTGGCCGAGTTCATCGCCGGCGGAGGCCTGGCCCGACACCTGCGCGCCCTGCGTCAGCGAATGGGCGCGCGGCGCCTGGCGCTCGCCGCCGCGCTCGAAGCGCGGCTTGGCGATATGCTGACGGTCTCTCCCCAAGAGGTTGGCATGCATCTGGTGGCTGTCCTGAACGCCCCTTTGCGAGGCTGGGAATCGGACGTGGCCTTCGCGGCCTTCGCTGCGACACGAGGCCTTGACCTGGACCCGCTCTCGACCCACGCTGGCGTAGCGGAAGGACGTCAGGGCTTCCTGTTGGGTTACGCCGCCTGGGACGAGCAAGGCCTGACGGCTGGCGTCGAGATCCTGGCGACCCTTCTGGCGGAAGAGCGCTAG